The Hoplias malabaricus isolate fHopMal1 chromosome 9, fHopMal1.hap1, whole genome shotgun sequence genome contains a region encoding:
- the c8a gene encoding complement component C8 alpha chain isoform X1, with protein sequence MLSWKSPVSAMSVVKASLGPWVILSLFCLSQSSASWNSGNRTRGFFRKARQTDSLAPIDCKLKGWSPWTPCNSCTEKTLRFQYLERPSQFGGTQCVHSLWDEKLCPKGGECELPDDCGEMFTCPETGRCIGQHLRCNGEWDCGFGSDEDDCEQIKSRETKCLGMLRIPGAEKATQGFNALMDEFVNPVLDPKYYGGICEYIYNGEWRQLTYDAFCENLHYNDAEKYFRKPYNFLSYRLLAHSTSEGSSEYYSDAVSLLRARKTGDYSKSGFSVGFMYVELGLSSSLETMFLKNISQYDNKDVGFVRLTSRVQTAHFKLRSKDLMLDEDMLQSLMELPEHYDFGSYSRFFNEYGTHYITEGMMGGELEHVLVVNKDIMQKSHMEGEQIGRCFGISLGLNIPFSNQVEGKLAVKHEKCNKAGHFSGDSDSKSSLIEDVIGYVKGGTTGLSAAQLAVRDANTYRKWGKSLKYSPAVIEYEVLPIYELVRSSTVVDHVGSRLALLKQAWEEYMQQFNPCRCAPCRNNGIPTLSKTSCSCICSEGYSGLACEKTLRKGPTHGSWSCWGSWTPCLSGSRTRKRECNNPPPKDNGFPCQGSSVQRRSC encoded by the exons ATGCTTAGCTGGAAATCACCCGTTTCAGCTATGAGTGTGGTAAAGGCTTCTCTTGGGCCTTGGGTAattttgtctctgttttgtctgagcCAGTCCAGCGCCTCTTGGAACTCAGGAAACAG GACTCGAGGCTTCTTCAGAAAAGCTCGACAGACTGACTCTCTTGCTCCTATTGACTGTAAACTGAAGGGCTGGTCACCATGGACACCATGCAACTCCTGCACAGAGAAGACG CTGCGGTTCCAGTATCTGGAGCGGCCCTCTCAGTTTGGAGGCACACAGTGTGTGCACAGTTTGTGGGACGAGAAACTGTGTCCAAAAGGGGGAGAGTGTGAACTTCCAGACGACTGTGGAGAAATGTTCACATGTCCTGAAACAG GACGATGCATCGGTCAACACCTTCGCTGCAACGGTGAGTGGGACTGTGGCTTCGGCAGCGATGAAGATGACTGTGAGCAAATTAAAAGCCGGGAAACCAAGTGTCTTGGTATGCTTCGTATCCCAGGAGCTGAGAAGGCCACACAAGG CTTTAATGCTCTGATGGACGAATTTGTAAACCCTGTTCTGGATCCTAAGTACTATGGAGGCATATGTGAGTACATCTACAATGGAGAATGGAGACAGCTCACTTATGACGCCTTCTGTGAAAACCTTCACTATAACGATGCAGAGAAATATTTCAGAAAGCCATACAACTTCCTCTCATACCGCCTACTG GCGCATTCCACCAGCGAAGGATCATCCGAATACTATAGTGATGCGGTGAGCCTGCTGAGAGCCAGGAAAACAGGAGATTACAGCAAGTCTGGCTTTTCAGTGGGATTCATGTATGTGGAACTAGGATTGTCTTCGAGCTTAGAGACAATGTTCCTCAAGAATATATCACAGTATGACAATAAG GATGTGGGATTTGTGAGGTTGACATCGAGGGTGCAGACCGCCCACTTTAAACTGAGGAGCAAGGACCTGATGCTGGATGAGGACATGCTACAGTCTCTGATGGAGCTGCCGGAACATTACGACTTCGGCTCTTACTCCCGCTTCTTCAACGAATACGGCACACACTACATCACCGAAGGCATGATGGGAGGAGAGCTGGAGCATGTGCTGGTGGTCAACAAGGACATCATGCAAAAATCCC ATATGGAAGGGGAACAAATAGGTCGTTGTTTTGGGATTTCTCTGGGTCTGAACATTCCCTTCTCTAATCAAGTTGAAGGCAAACTGGCAGTGAAGCATGAAAAATGCAATAAAGCTGGTCACTTCAGTGGAG actcagactcaaaaaGTAGCTTGATTGAAGATGTGATTGGATATGTGAAAGGAGGCACCACTGGCCTCAGCGCAGCTCAGTTGGCAGTCCGTGATGCCAACACCTACCGAAAGTGGGGGAAGTCTCTCAAATACAGCCCAGCAGTTATTGAATATGAG GTTCTTCCAATTTATGAGTTGGTGCGGTCCAGTACTGTGGTGGATCATGTGGGGAGCAGGCTGGCTTTGCTGAAACAGGCATGGGAGGAGTATATGCAGCAGTTTAACCCCTGTCGCTGCGCTCCCTGCAGGAATAATGGTATCCCCACTCTCTCCAAAACATCCTGCAGCTGCATCTGCTCAGAGGGCTACAGCGGTCTTGCCTGTGAGAAGACCTTGAGGAAAG GTCCTACGCATGGAAGCTGGAGCTGCTGGGGGTCCTGGACCCCCTGTCTTTCTGGGAGTAGAACCCGAAAACGAGAGTGCAACAACCCACCACCCAAAGATAATGGCTTCCCCTGCCAAGGAAGCTCTGTCCAGAGGAGAAGCTGTTGA
- the si:ch211-188c16.1 gene encoding FYN-binding protein 2 isoform X2: MDTAIDFKSLRAKFQAEIQSKEKPTVPHKPRRFPLPAGGATSLSVNTSSAGEGNRAPPLGILGEDHKVGPVKRPIPVPPCFFHHGNEGGSVVTRLSLKERQLPLVLPTSSSHEPNHDSAASSTKLVTSPIKCKKKAMPTPFRPSRFSKCIKDIIEGAGEHAVNGSSQNFPVVDSTLNGANGFPYHNGASNSGSECPSPEQAVTPPPTAENSSATHVLSTLEKAKKRFSPKNLLVYARPKSFYASKCPSESPPPSADYENIHHVMGSPSLRSECLPVISPPHAAPSLQLINGLTHSRRPLPDLASLGPLPMKPPRPPHVDLSSYTQTLIPETKTNMFSMKPTAVPENTETHIQDPENPGMPLPHELEAPEFPDFEASVLEALNSNLINLAALELEATEISVPQPDSLLLPPKSDEMDNMDVQDLQRDKEVMQDRVAFPPEVGFVPIESYTGSEMWINSQSSTALEPEVPKPGISEIPMNGAHNVQTDSNSSELPSEPSFSQHGDHYEVCDNVYEEVETVTKFHFGQNSRKRKEPPKNPYADSPVKEEKRISVRPISQRASATVETNGVNTTHWRRESIKKDRSSPEYHEEKELRKKEKQRLEREKKEQKEKEKKHNEMKKKFQISGQEEPMYHARVLVSSKPRKHDLQVKSGDTISIIRTTNCPKGKWLARDAKNKYGYISVMNVELNMKEILELGKRVQAAGRGGSELDTLSLSSRSSHYNPVLTSSFTDDSEEWTVGDETLSNLPESIGPHRAVSMPDMFGGNVSTHNALSAGSMEDLPSQLNHEALQKLAVFFQNSREDLQTASERTNSVPTNFDGPGLPAVEEPPYVEEDQFSFDVELLPPPELYADSL; encoded by the exons ATG GACACTGCAATTGACTTCAAATCCCTCCGGGCCAAGTTTCAAGCAGAAATCCAGTCAAAAGAGAAGCCCACTGTTCCTCACAAACCCAGAAGGTTTCCACttccagcagggggcgccacTTCTCTATCTGTAAACACCAGTTCAGCTGGAGAAGGCAATAGAGCTCCTCCTCTGGGCATTTTAGGAGAGGACCACAAAGTGGGCCCAGTAAAACGGCCTATTCCAGttcctccatgtttttttcacCATGGAAATGAGGGTGGGAGTGTTGTTACAAGGCTTTCTTTAAAGGAGCGTCAGTTGCCTCTTGTACTACCGACTTCATCTTCTCATGAGCCAAATCATGATTCAGCGGCATCATCTACTAAACTCGTTACATCACCAATCAAATGCAAAAAGAAAGCTATGCCAACACCTTTCAGACCCAGCAGGTTTTCAAAATGTATCAAAGATATAATAGAAGGTGCTGGTGAGCATGCTGTAAATGGCAGCTCCCAGAACTTTCCAGTAGTagactccaccttaaatggtgcgaATGGATTCCCCTACCACAATGGGGCCTCAAACTCTGGGTCAGAGTGTCCAAGCCCTGAGCAGGCAGTTACACCTCCACCAACAGCTGAAAACTCTAGTGCCACCCATGTCCTTAGCACTCTGGAAAAAGCCAAGAAGAGATTCTCTCCcaagaatttgttggtttacgCCAGACCCAAAAGCTTTTACGCTAGTAAATGTCCCTCTGAGAGCCCTCCACCTTCAGCAGACTATGAAAATATCCACCATGTTATGGGGTCTCCTTCCTTGAGGTCAGAATGCCTCCCTGTTATTTCACCCCCTCATGCTGCTCCATCTTTACAGCTTATCAATGGATTAACTCACT CTCGTAGACCACTGCCAGATCTGGCATCTTTGGGACCTTTGCCCATGAAGCCACCCAGACCCCCACATGTGGATCTCAGCTCCTACACTCAAACACTGATTCCTGAAACCAAGACCAACATGTTCTCCATGA AGCCAACTGCTGTCCCtgagaacacagaaacacatatcCAAGATCCTGAAAATCCAGGCATGCCTCTGCCTCATGAGTTGGAAGCTCCTGAATTTCCAGATTTTGAGGCTTCTGTGCTTGAAGCTTTGAACAGTAATCTCATCAATCTTGCAGCTCTGGAACTGGAAGCAACAGAAATTAGTGTTCCTCAACCGGATAGTTTGCTTCTGCCACCAAAATCAGATGAGATGGATAATATGGATGTTCAGGACCTTCAAAGAGACAAGGAGGTGATGCAGGATCGTGTTGCTTTTCCTCCAGAAGTTGGCTTTGTTCCCATTGAGAGTTATACTGGTTCAGAAATGTGGATTAACTCGCAGTCAAGCACAGCACTGGAACCCGAGGTGCCCAAGCCTGGGATCTCAGAAATACCCATGAATGGAGCACATAATGTACAGACTGACTCCAACAGTAGTGAACTCCCATCAGAGCCAAG CTTCAGTCAGCATGGAGATCATTATGAAGTTTGTGATAATGTCTATGAGGAGGTCGAGACAGTCACCAAATTCCATTTTGGGCAAAACTCCCGCAAACGGAAAGAACCTCCTAAGA atCCCTATGCTGATTCTCCAGTG aaagaggagaaaaggaTAAGTGTACGGCCCATATCCCAGAG GGCTAGTGCAACTGTGGAGACCAATGGTGTAAATACGACTCACTGGCGCAG AGAGTCTATCAAGAAGGATCGCTCTAGTCCAGAATATCACGAGGAGAAAGAACTGcggaagaaagaaaaacaacgtCTGGAGCGGGAGAAGAAGGagcagaaggagaaggagaaaaaacataatgaaatgaaaaagaaatttcAA ATCAGTGGACAGGAAGAGCCCATGTATCACGCCCGAGTGCTGGTGTCCAGCAAGCCACGCAAACATGACCTGCAGGTGAAGAGTGGAGACACTATCAGCATCATTCGCACCACTAACTGTCCCAAGGGCAAATGGCTGGCCAGAGATGCCAAGAACAAGT ATGGCTATATTTCGGTGATGAATGTGGAGCTGAATATGAAGGAGATTTTGGAGTTGGGGAAGCGGGTGCAAGCTGCAGGACGAGGAGGCAGCGAGTTGGACACACTCAGTCTCAGCAGCAG GTCTTCACATTATAACCCAGTTCTCACAAGCAGCT TCACGGATGATAGTGAGGAGTGGACTGTTGGTGATGAGACCTTATCCAATTTACCAGAAAGCAT tgGCCCTCACAGAGCTGTCTCAATGCCAGACATGT TTGGTGGTAATGTCAGTACTCACAATGCACTGAGTGCTGGCAGTATGGAGGACCTCCCCTCACA ATTGAATCACGAAGCTCTTCAGAAGCTTGCGGTTTTCTTCCAAAACTCTAGAGAAGATCTCCAAACTGCATCAGAACGAACCAACTCAGTTCCTACAAA CTTTGATGGTCCAG GTCTGCCAGCTGTGGAGGAACCTCCTTATGT TGAAGAGGACCAGTTCAGTTTTGATGTGGAGCTGCTGCCCCCTCCTGAACTCTACGCCGATTCTCTCTGA
- the si:ch211-188c16.1 gene encoding FYN-binding protein 2 isoform X1 produces MDTAIDFKSLRAKFQAEIQSKEKPTVPHKPRRFPLPAGGATSLSVNTSSAGEGNRAPPLGILGEDHKVGPVKRPIPVPPCFFHHGNEGGSVVTRLSLKERQLPLVLPTSSSHEPNHDSAASSTKLVTSPIKCKKKAMPTPFRPSRFSKCIKDIIEGAGEHAVNGSSQNFPVVDSTLNGANGFPYHNGASNSGSECPSPEQAVTPPPTAENSSATHVLSTLEKAKKRFSPKNLLVYARPKSFYASKCPSESPPPSADYENIHHVMGSPSLRSECLPVISPPHAAPSLQLINGLTHCTLLQGNDSSKLALTNTCASPARRPLPDLASLGPLPMKPPRPPHVDLSSYTQTLIPETKTNMFSMKPTAVPENTETHIQDPENPGMPLPHELEAPEFPDFEASVLEALNSNLINLAALELEATEISVPQPDSLLLPPKSDEMDNMDVQDLQRDKEVMQDRVAFPPEVGFVPIESYTGSEMWINSQSSTALEPEVPKPGISEIPMNGAHNVQTDSNSSELPSEPSFSQHGDHYEVCDNVYEEVETVTKFHFGQNSRKRKEPPKNPYADSPVKEEKRISVRPISQRASATVETNGVNTTHWRRESIKKDRSSPEYHEEKELRKKEKQRLEREKKEQKEKEKKHNEMKKKFQISGQEEPMYHARVLVSSKPRKHDLQVKSGDTISIIRTTNCPKGKWLARDAKNKYGYISVMNVELNMKEILELGKRVQAAGRGGSELDTLSLSSRSSHYNPVLTSSFTDDSEEWTVGDETLSNLPESIGPHRAVSMPDMFGGNVSTHNALSAGSMEDLPSQLNHEALQKLAVFFQNSREDLQTASERTNSVPTNFDGPGLPAVEEPPYVEEDQFSFDVELLPPPELYADSL; encoded by the exons ATG GACACTGCAATTGACTTCAAATCCCTCCGGGCCAAGTTTCAAGCAGAAATCCAGTCAAAAGAGAAGCCCACTGTTCCTCACAAACCCAGAAGGTTTCCACttccagcagggggcgccacTTCTCTATCTGTAAACACCAGTTCAGCTGGAGAAGGCAATAGAGCTCCTCCTCTGGGCATTTTAGGAGAGGACCACAAAGTGGGCCCAGTAAAACGGCCTATTCCAGttcctccatgtttttttcacCATGGAAATGAGGGTGGGAGTGTTGTTACAAGGCTTTCTTTAAAGGAGCGTCAGTTGCCTCTTGTACTACCGACTTCATCTTCTCATGAGCCAAATCATGATTCAGCGGCATCATCTACTAAACTCGTTACATCACCAATCAAATGCAAAAAGAAAGCTATGCCAACACCTTTCAGACCCAGCAGGTTTTCAAAATGTATCAAAGATATAATAGAAGGTGCTGGTGAGCATGCTGTAAATGGCAGCTCCCAGAACTTTCCAGTAGTagactccaccttaaatggtgcgaATGGATTCCCCTACCACAATGGGGCCTCAAACTCTGGGTCAGAGTGTCCAAGCCCTGAGCAGGCAGTTACACCTCCACCAACAGCTGAAAACTCTAGTGCCACCCATGTCCTTAGCACTCTGGAAAAAGCCAAGAAGAGATTCTCTCCcaagaatttgttggtttacgCCAGACCCAAAAGCTTTTACGCTAGTAAATGTCCCTCTGAGAGCCCTCCACCTTCAGCAGACTATGAAAATATCCACCATGTTATGGGGTCTCCTTCCTTGAGGTCAGAATGCCTCCCTGTTATTTCACCCCCTCATGCTGCTCCATCTTTACAGCTTATCAATGGATTAACTCACT GCACACTTTTGCAAGGAAATGACAGTTCAAAGCTTGCATTGACAAATACATGTGCCTCTCCAGCTCGTAGACCACTGCCAGATCTGGCATCTTTGGGACCTTTGCCCATGAAGCCACCCAGACCCCCACATGTGGATCTCAGCTCCTACACTCAAACACTGATTCCTGAAACCAAGACCAACATGTTCTCCATGA AGCCAACTGCTGTCCCtgagaacacagaaacacatatcCAAGATCCTGAAAATCCAGGCATGCCTCTGCCTCATGAGTTGGAAGCTCCTGAATTTCCAGATTTTGAGGCTTCTGTGCTTGAAGCTTTGAACAGTAATCTCATCAATCTTGCAGCTCTGGAACTGGAAGCAACAGAAATTAGTGTTCCTCAACCGGATAGTTTGCTTCTGCCACCAAAATCAGATGAGATGGATAATATGGATGTTCAGGACCTTCAAAGAGACAAGGAGGTGATGCAGGATCGTGTTGCTTTTCCTCCAGAAGTTGGCTTTGTTCCCATTGAGAGTTATACTGGTTCAGAAATGTGGATTAACTCGCAGTCAAGCACAGCACTGGAACCCGAGGTGCCCAAGCCTGGGATCTCAGAAATACCCATGAATGGAGCACATAATGTACAGACTGACTCCAACAGTAGTGAACTCCCATCAGAGCCAAG CTTCAGTCAGCATGGAGATCATTATGAAGTTTGTGATAATGTCTATGAGGAGGTCGAGACAGTCACCAAATTCCATTTTGGGCAAAACTCCCGCAAACGGAAAGAACCTCCTAAGA atCCCTATGCTGATTCTCCAGTG aaagaggagaaaaggaTAAGTGTACGGCCCATATCCCAGAG GGCTAGTGCAACTGTGGAGACCAATGGTGTAAATACGACTCACTGGCGCAG AGAGTCTATCAAGAAGGATCGCTCTAGTCCAGAATATCACGAGGAGAAAGAACTGcggaagaaagaaaaacaacgtCTGGAGCGGGAGAAGAAGGagcagaaggagaaggagaaaaaacataatgaaatgaaaaagaaatttcAA ATCAGTGGACAGGAAGAGCCCATGTATCACGCCCGAGTGCTGGTGTCCAGCAAGCCACGCAAACATGACCTGCAGGTGAAGAGTGGAGACACTATCAGCATCATTCGCACCACTAACTGTCCCAAGGGCAAATGGCTGGCCAGAGATGCCAAGAACAAGT ATGGCTATATTTCGGTGATGAATGTGGAGCTGAATATGAAGGAGATTTTGGAGTTGGGGAAGCGGGTGCAAGCTGCAGGACGAGGAGGCAGCGAGTTGGACACACTCAGTCTCAGCAGCAG GTCTTCACATTATAACCCAGTTCTCACAAGCAGCT TCACGGATGATAGTGAGGAGTGGACTGTTGGTGATGAGACCTTATCCAATTTACCAGAAAGCAT tgGCCCTCACAGAGCTGTCTCAATGCCAGACATGT TTGGTGGTAATGTCAGTACTCACAATGCACTGAGTGCTGGCAGTATGGAGGACCTCCCCTCACA ATTGAATCACGAAGCTCTTCAGAAGCTTGCGGTTTTCTTCCAAAACTCTAGAGAAGATCTCCAAACTGCATCAGAACGAACCAACTCAGTTCCTACAAA CTTTGATGGTCCAG GTCTGCCAGCTGTGGAGGAACCTCCTTATGT TGAAGAGGACCAGTTCAGTTTTGATGTGGAGCTGCTGCCCCCTCCTGAACTCTACGCCGATTCTCTCTGA
- the c8a gene encoding complement component C8 alpha chain isoform X2, with product MFTCPETGRCIGQHLRCNGEWDCGFGSDEDDCEQIKSRETKCLGMLRIPGAEKATQGFNALMDEFVNPVLDPKYYGGICEYIYNGEWRQLTYDAFCENLHYNDAEKYFRKPYNFLSYRLLAHSTSEGSSEYYSDAVSLLRARKTGDYSKSGFSVGFMYVELGLSSSLETMFLKNISQYDNKDVGFVRLTSRVQTAHFKLRSKDLMLDEDMLQSLMELPEHYDFGSYSRFFNEYGTHYITEGMMGGELEHVLVVNKDIMQKSHMEGEQIGRCFGISLGLNIPFSNQVEGKLAVKHEKCNKAGHFSGDSDSKSSLIEDVIGYVKGGTTGLSAAQLAVRDANTYRKWGKSLKYSPAVIEYEVLPIYELVRSSTVVDHVGSRLALLKQAWEEYMQQFNPCRCAPCRNNGIPTLSKTSCSCICSEGYSGLACEKTLRKGPTHGSWSCWGSWTPCLSGSRTRKRECNNPPPKDNGFPCQGSSVQRRSC from the exons ATGTTCACATGTCCTGAAACAG GACGATGCATCGGTCAACACCTTCGCTGCAACGGTGAGTGGGACTGTGGCTTCGGCAGCGATGAAGATGACTGTGAGCAAATTAAAAGCCGGGAAACCAAGTGTCTTGGTATGCTTCGTATCCCAGGAGCTGAGAAGGCCACACAAGG CTTTAATGCTCTGATGGACGAATTTGTAAACCCTGTTCTGGATCCTAAGTACTATGGAGGCATATGTGAGTACATCTACAATGGAGAATGGAGACAGCTCACTTATGACGCCTTCTGTGAAAACCTTCACTATAACGATGCAGAGAAATATTTCAGAAAGCCATACAACTTCCTCTCATACCGCCTACTG GCGCATTCCACCAGCGAAGGATCATCCGAATACTATAGTGATGCGGTGAGCCTGCTGAGAGCCAGGAAAACAGGAGATTACAGCAAGTCTGGCTTTTCAGTGGGATTCATGTATGTGGAACTAGGATTGTCTTCGAGCTTAGAGACAATGTTCCTCAAGAATATATCACAGTATGACAATAAG GATGTGGGATTTGTGAGGTTGACATCGAGGGTGCAGACCGCCCACTTTAAACTGAGGAGCAAGGACCTGATGCTGGATGAGGACATGCTACAGTCTCTGATGGAGCTGCCGGAACATTACGACTTCGGCTCTTACTCCCGCTTCTTCAACGAATACGGCACACACTACATCACCGAAGGCATGATGGGAGGAGAGCTGGAGCATGTGCTGGTGGTCAACAAGGACATCATGCAAAAATCCC ATATGGAAGGGGAACAAATAGGTCGTTGTTTTGGGATTTCTCTGGGTCTGAACATTCCCTTCTCTAATCAAGTTGAAGGCAAACTGGCAGTGAAGCATGAAAAATGCAATAAAGCTGGTCACTTCAGTGGAG actcagactcaaaaaGTAGCTTGATTGAAGATGTGATTGGATATGTGAAAGGAGGCACCACTGGCCTCAGCGCAGCTCAGTTGGCAGTCCGTGATGCCAACACCTACCGAAAGTGGGGGAAGTCTCTCAAATACAGCCCAGCAGTTATTGAATATGAG GTTCTTCCAATTTATGAGTTGGTGCGGTCCAGTACTGTGGTGGATCATGTGGGGAGCAGGCTGGCTTTGCTGAAACAGGCATGGGAGGAGTATATGCAGCAGTTTAACCCCTGTCGCTGCGCTCCCTGCAGGAATAATGGTATCCCCACTCTCTCCAAAACATCCTGCAGCTGCATCTGCTCAGAGGGCTACAGCGGTCTTGCCTGTGAGAAGACCTTGAGGAAAG GTCCTACGCATGGAAGCTGGAGCTGCTGGGGGTCCTGGACCCCCTGTCTTTCTGGGAGTAGAACCCGAAAACGAGAGTGCAACAACCCACCACCCAAAGATAATGGCTTCCCCTGCCAAGGAAGCTCTGTCCAGAGGAGAAGCTGTTGA